From one Pseudothermotoga sp. genomic stretch:
- a CDS encoding glycoside hydrolase family 127 protein — translation MNKTYTYITRCEKSPAAVFRPLSLEQVRIEGYLARYLKRALEVTIPAQYDLLESTGRIDNFRRASGKMKKDFQGYFFNDSDVYKWVEGCSYALLYAEPALREKLEKLLNNVIDEIIAAQDENGYLNTYFTFERAKDRWTDLANMHELYCAGHLIQAAIAHHRVTGKRKLFDTALKLANHIENVFGFGKKRGTCGHPEIEMALIELFRETGDLEFLNLANYFIAERGHGFAGGKEYTIDHRPFLELTEVTGHAVRMLYLCCGATDFYLETSNKDFLRTLTNLWENMMTKKVYITGGVGSRYEGEAFGEEYELPNRRAYAETCASIASFMWNWRMLLATGEAKFADAMEQVLYNGLLSGISTDGVHYFYVNPLEDLGRHRRKDWFNCACCPTNLARFLPSLPGYIYTVSNDSVWLHIYEQSACEFFLKGKRVKISQQTDYPFDGHVEITLECEEPVHFDLMLRIPAWAHEAFIEVNGTPENVSLNKGYARVTRLWSGANVVSLFIPFNVRFMKSHPYVRENVGKVAVMRGPILFCGEKVDNPSIDVWTFAVDPVGVCDVYTAFDSILGRTLFIKVKGAEGKKVSSLYEPYSKRKVLKSGEIVLVPYHLWANREQGPMVVWLNVAE, via the coding sequence ATGAATAAAACATATACATACATCACGAGATGTGAAAAGAGTCCTGCCGCTGTTTTCAGACCACTTTCCCTTGAGCAGGTTCGTATTGAAGGTTATTTGGCTAGATATTTGAAAAGAGCGTTGGAGGTCACTATACCTGCTCAGTATGATCTTTTGGAAAGCACCGGTCGGATAGACAATTTCAGAAGAGCTAGTGGAAAAATGAAGAAAGATTTCCAAGGTTATTTCTTCAACGATTCGGATGTTTACAAGTGGGTGGAAGGTTGTTCTTACGCCCTTTTGTATGCAGAGCCAGCCCTCAGAGAGAAACTTGAAAAGTTGTTGAACAATGTGATTGACGAAATCATAGCAGCTCAGGATGAAAACGGATATTTGAACACTTATTTCACCTTCGAGCGGGCTAAAGATAGATGGACCGATCTAGCAAATATGCATGAACTCTACTGTGCAGGCCATTTGATACAAGCGGCCATAGCACATCACAGAGTGACGGGAAAGAGGAAGCTCTTCGATACCGCGTTGAAGTTGGCAAACCACATAGAGAATGTTTTTGGATTTGGAAAAAAGCGTGGAACTTGCGGTCATCCAGAGATAGAAATGGCTCTCATAGAGTTATTCAGAGAAACAGGAGATCTTGAATTTCTCAATTTGGCGAATTATTTCATCGCGGAGAGGGGGCACGGTTTCGCAGGTGGCAAAGAATACACCATAGACCACAGGCCATTTTTGGAGTTGACAGAAGTTACAGGACATGCCGTCAGAATGCTTTATCTTTGCTGTGGTGCTACAGATTTTTATCTTGAGACATCGAACAAAGATTTCCTTAGAACTTTGACGAATCTGTGGGAAAACATGATGACGAAGAAAGTGTACATCACAGGTGGTGTCGGTTCACGTTATGAAGGAGAAGCATTTGGAGAAGAATACGAGTTACCCAACAGGAGGGCTTATGCTGAGACTTGTGCATCGATCGCCAGTTTCATGTGGAATTGGAGAATGCTCCTAGCAACCGGTGAAGCCAAGTTTGCCGATGCCATGGAGCAGGTTCTTTACAACGGTTTGCTTTCGGGTATATCTACCGACGGTGTGCATTATTTTTATGTGAATCCATTGGAAGATCTTGGGAGGCATAGAAGGAAAGATTGGTTCAATTGTGCATGCTGTCCGACGAACCTCGCTCGTTTCTTACCTAGCCTTCCTGGGTATATCTACACTGTATCTAACGATTCTGTTTGGTTGCACATTTACGAACAGAGTGCTTGTGAGTTCTTTTTGAAAGGAAAGCGCGTAAAGATTTCTCAGCAGACGGATTATCCATTCGATGGTCATGTTGAGATAACTCTAGAGTGTGAAGAACCTGTTCATTTTGATTTGATGCTGAGGATACCTGCTTGGGCTCACGAAGCTTTTATTGAAGTGAACGGGACTCCAGAGAATGTCAGCTTGAACAAAGGATACGCAAGAGTAACTCGACTTTGGAGCGGTGCCAACGTCGTTTCACTGTTCATACCGTTCAACGTTAGGTTCATGAAGAGTCATCCATACGTGCGTGAGAACGTTGGTAAAGTTGCTGTTATGAGGGGCCCCATTCTGTTCTGCGGGGAGAAAGTTGATAATCCATCCATAGACGTCTGGACGTTTGCAGTTGATCCAGTTGGTGTCTGCGATGTGTACACTGCTTTCGATTCAATCTTGGGCAGAACACTTTTCATAAAAGTTAAAGGTGCCGAGGGGAAAAAGGTATCTTCTCTTTATGAACCTTATTCTAAAAGAAAGGTACTCAAATCTGGCGAGATCGTCCTTGTCCCATACCATCTTTGGGCGAACAGAGAGCAGGGACCAATGGTCGTTTGGTTGAACGTTGCTGAGTAA
- a CDS encoding glycoside hydrolase family 127 protein, which translates to MTLKSRFQELDLGVIKPLGWLKKQLELQMHGLTGHLEEIWPSVASNSAWLGGDGEDWERGPYYCDGLVPLAYILGEDWLIKKAEKWMNSVLSGQDPEGFFGPRTNPDWWPRMVMLKALISYHEATKDPRVIKFMSNYFKYQSSALQAKPLEHWAWARGFENLISIFWLYNRVKEPFLIDLAKLILNQTINWSEIFNDFPYVERTEKYLPKDLMAKVKSYSGWPKVLSHPEEFGLAKQEVERLFFIYHTTHVVNVAMALKEPAMKYQIKHDERYREVALKAIENLMKYHGQPNGMFSGDEHLNGRKTTQGTELCAVVEFMFSLENLFRVFGEPRFADYLEKVAYNALPATIRPEFYAHQYDQQVNQVLCTVQKRNWYNNNDDSNIFGLEPNFGCCTANMHQGWPKLVKNLFMLDQSDCFVAVVYAPCVLNYNWPDGHSCQIFEETDYPFDDEITLSISSSKDIRVAVRIPSWSKSTLIVLNGERKEVLNQPLVVLQIPKGKSKVRLKFDFEIEPVSWSDHTVYLQRGPLIFSLKIKEEWKKIQGKEPFADYEVYPRSDWNYALILSKDIKLIKTTIPENSVPFYSKDTPIKIRLKAFKVPEWTLVNGSAAEPPKVDESHIKENGINEVELVPYGCTALRITEFPYVKLGG; encoded by the coding sequence GTGACTCTTAAATCAAGGTTCCAAGAGCTCGATTTGGGTGTCATAAAGCCTCTTGGATGGCTCAAAAAGCAACTAGAGTTACAGATGCATGGGCTCACAGGTCATTTAGAGGAGATCTGGCCCAGCGTAGCTTCAAACAGTGCTTGGTTGGGAGGCGATGGTGAAGACTGGGAAAGGGGTCCTTACTATTGTGATGGACTTGTTCCTCTCGCCTACATTCTCGGCGAAGACTGGTTAATCAAGAAAGCTGAAAAATGGATGAATTCGGTATTATCCGGACAAGATCCGGAAGGATTCTTCGGACCGAGGACCAACCCTGACTGGTGGCCGAGAATGGTCATGTTGAAGGCTTTAATAAGTTATCATGAAGCAACTAAAGATCCTAGAGTCATAAAGTTCATGTCGAATTACTTTAAATATCAATCTTCAGCGCTGCAAGCTAAACCGTTGGAGCACTGGGCTTGGGCTAGAGGTTTTGAAAACTTGATTTCCATTTTTTGGTTGTACAACAGGGTCAAAGAACCTTTCTTGATCGACCTGGCTAAGTTAATACTCAATCAAACGATCAACTGGTCGGAGATATTCAACGATTTTCCTTACGTTGAGCGAACAGAAAAGTACCTTCCGAAAGATCTCATGGCCAAAGTCAAATCTTATAGTGGTTGGCCAAAGGTTCTTTCTCATCCTGAAGAGTTTGGCCTTGCGAAGCAGGAGGTTGAAAGATTGTTTTTCATATACCATACGACACACGTTGTGAATGTCGCAATGGCTTTGAAAGAACCAGCGATGAAATACCAAATTAAACATGATGAACGCTACCGCGAAGTTGCGTTAAAAGCCATCGAAAATCTTATGAAATACCACGGTCAGCCAAACGGTATGTTCAGTGGAGATGAGCACTTGAACGGAAGGAAGACTACTCAGGGGACGGAGCTCTGTGCTGTTGTTGAATTCATGTTCAGCCTGGAAAATCTGTTCAGAGTTTTCGGCGAACCAAGGTTTGCAGACTATCTGGAAAAGGTCGCCTACAATGCACTACCTGCCACTATAAGGCCTGAATTCTATGCACATCAGTACGATCAACAAGTTAACCAAGTGTTGTGCACCGTACAAAAAAGAAATTGGTACAATAACAACGATGATTCGAACATCTTTGGTTTAGAACCAAACTTTGGTTGTTGCACAGCCAACATGCATCAAGGTTGGCCAAAGTTGGTTAAAAATCTTTTCATGCTTGATCAAAGCGATTGTTTTGTTGCGGTAGTTTACGCTCCATGTGTGCTGAACTATAACTGGCCGGATGGACATAGTTGTCAAATCTTTGAGGAAACAGATTATCCATTCGATGATGAGATCACCTTATCGATTTCTTCATCCAAAGATATTCGTGTTGCAGTGAGAATACCATCTTGGTCCAAATCAACGTTGATAGTATTGAACGGTGAAAGGAAGGAGGTTTTAAATCAGCCTCTTGTCGTGCTTCAGATACCAAAAGGTAAGAGTAAAGTGAGATTAAAATTTGACTTTGAAATTGAACCAGTCTCCTGGTCGGACCATACAGTTTACCTGCAGCGGGGACCATTGATCTTCAGTTTGAAAATAAAGGAAGAATGGAAAAAGATACAGGGTAAAGAGCCGTTTGCAGATTACGAAGTATACCCAAGAAGTGATTGGAATTACGCTTTGATCCTTTCAAAAGATATCAAATTGATCAAAACGACCATACCTGAAAATAGTGTTCCGTTCTATTCCAAGGATACTCCGATAAAAATCCGGCTCAAAGCATTCAAGGTTCCTGAGTGGACTTTAGTGAATGGCTCGGCAGCCGAGCCTCCAAAGGTTGATGAAAGTCATATTAAGGAAAATGGGATTAACGAAGTGGAACTAGTTCCATATGGATGTACGGCACTGAGAATCACAGAGTTTCCCTATGTGAAATTGGGGGGTTGA
- a CDS encoding GH116 family glycosyl hydrolase, whose product MKSENHDVVMDEVEFVNDPESADVLWFHNIADPRLIQNMLGRVPMIFYGQAVRTVTELLEHRDVTRSCQIVRSEDPWDKRGFQAYKNHPLFENLNGGFYSYLLTSSDHETVFYYDGSLARIIAVEKRYISVMRDNPVVWEYEFNDRKRILCVGGYLNFKSPHMKYCLAEAKLFVNNVLKYLTTVGSKAHFWPICENRTMLNHSLKSLNLIIEPLKEEFVNPSLLIHEGVGTDYTNLCGRRILVNLRENGIFDEIWVHPFRFLKRLNFSIDGRNFSELNVYHKIYADRVIHEADSLRLVSFVSLDKPLAMFQMEFEDDRQHDVKIELESDTRIMWPFDEAFNCGRSFNYYEENGLLLFQTSDGMFSGFLKVNSPIKILWDTTRESLKIELLVSAHRSLSICLAGFIESEEIPDVVDFTQELRNYNLFVKEYLEKTLQIESDHAILDKMFECAKLGTIKFFTAVPSLGEGLMAGYANSKPGWFSARPGYAWYFGRDSEWVSLALLDIGDWVTVKRNLELLMKYQRVDGKIFHELTSSGVVHYDAADSTPLFLLTVHRYWKHTNDVEFLKSIWSNVVKAFEFCLSTDRDQDGLIENKIEGHGWIEGGKLYGSRAELYLNAIWLAATKGMIEMSKTVQDYRTLEKAEQAFLKVESALSKFYDQETGFYILGIRDNGEKLNYLTVMTAVAVYLGSMDFERSKHQVIPYATNDFSTDWGVRIIGKSSGIYNPNGYHEGTVWPLFTGWVSLAEFKVGGSLSGFSHLLSNLSNAKYFAKGYISEVYHGEIYKPSGICPHQAWSESMAIQPLVEGMLGFVADAPNSSVSLSPQFPWNISKFVARNLKVGEVLMNLSFERHEVSKGFWNELYRLDCSKPIRSCLSFWIPKQAYQIEVVVNGSKVNFSTLEGLFATRIDVPEILCSEMSAVVTYRLPFELYAIERDPVPFNPSGKLRLVSMNKLGKVYEILVEASSVGELLKELPSVLKIDDEKVVFKINKVERNGHNLFSITMR is encoded by the coding sequence ATGAAAAGTGAGAATCACGACGTAGTGATGGATGAAGTGGAGTTCGTGAATGATCCCGAATCAGCTGATGTGTTATGGTTTCACAACATAGCTGACCCTAGATTGATTCAAAACATGCTGGGCCGAGTTCCAATGATCTTTTATGGTCAGGCTGTGCGAACTGTGACTGAATTACTCGAGCATCGAGATGTTACAAGAAGTTGTCAAATCGTGAGATCTGAAGATCCTTGGGACAAAAGAGGCTTTCAAGCTTATAAGAATCATCCGCTCTTTGAAAATCTCAATGGTGGTTTTTACAGTTATCTTTTGACCTCGAGTGATCATGAAACAGTTTTCTATTATGATGGTTCTCTAGCAAGAATCATTGCTGTCGAGAAGAGATACATTTCTGTCATGAGGGATAATCCCGTCGTATGGGAATATGAATTCAATGATAGAAAGAGAATCTTGTGCGTGGGAGGTTATCTCAACTTCAAAAGTCCTCATATGAAGTACTGTTTGGCTGAAGCAAAACTGTTTGTAAATAATGTGCTCAAATACCTGACAACAGTTGGTTCAAAAGCCCATTTTTGGCCGATTTGTGAGAATAGAACGATGTTGAATCATTCATTGAAATCGTTGAATTTGATTATTGAACCTTTGAAAGAAGAGTTCGTCAATCCGAGTTTATTGATACACGAAGGTGTAGGAACAGATTACACCAATCTTTGTGGTAGGAGAATTCTTGTAAACCTTAGAGAAAATGGAATCTTCGATGAGATTTGGGTTCATCCGTTCAGGTTTCTGAAAAGGCTTAACTTCTCCATAGATGGTCGTAATTTCAGCGAGCTGAATGTGTACCATAAGATCTATGCAGACAGAGTTATTCACGAAGCTGATTCTTTGCGCTTGGTATCGTTCGTCAGTCTTGACAAACCACTCGCCATGTTCCAAATGGAATTCGAAGATGACCGCCAACACGATGTGAAAATCGAACTTGAGTCAGATACACGCATCATGTGGCCTTTTGATGAAGCCTTCAACTGTGGTAGATCGTTCAACTATTATGAAGAAAACGGTCTTTTGTTGTTTCAAACAAGTGATGGTATGTTTTCCGGTTTTCTCAAGGTGAATTCCCCCATAAAAATCCTTTGGGATACGACAAGGGAGAGCCTGAAAATAGAGTTGCTGGTGAGCGCTCACAGAAGTTTATCTATATGCTTGGCAGGTTTCATAGAATCTGAGGAAATACCAGACGTAGTAGATTTTACACAGGAATTAAGGAATTACAATCTTTTCGTGAAAGAGTATCTAGAAAAAACTTTGCAGATAGAGTCGGACCATGCAATCTTGGACAAAATGTTCGAATGTGCCAAGTTAGGTACTATAAAATTTTTCACAGCAGTCCCTTCTCTAGGTGAAGGTTTGATGGCTGGCTATGCAAACAGTAAACCAGGTTGGTTCTCAGCTAGGCCAGGTTATGCGTGGTATTTTGGGCGGGACAGCGAATGGGTAAGTTTGGCGTTGCTCGATATTGGAGATTGGGTGACGGTGAAGAGAAATCTGGAGCTGCTAATGAAGTACCAAAGGGTGGATGGAAAGATATTCCACGAATTGACCAGCAGTGGCGTTGTTCATTATGATGCAGCAGATTCGACACCGCTTTTTCTGTTGACCGTTCATAGATACTGGAAACACACTAACGATGTGGAGTTTCTGAAAAGTATATGGAGCAATGTTGTGAAGGCTTTCGAATTCTGTCTCTCGACTGATCGAGATCAAGACGGCTTGATCGAGAACAAGATCGAAGGGCACGGTTGGATAGAGGGAGGCAAGTTGTACGGATCTCGTGCAGAACTTTATTTAAATGCTATCTGGTTAGCCGCCACTAAAGGGATGATCGAGATGTCAAAGACTGTCCAAGATTATAGAACATTGGAGAAAGCTGAGCAAGCGTTCTTAAAAGTTGAATCAGCTTTGAGCAAGTTCTACGATCAAGAGACGGGATTCTACATACTGGGAATACGGGATAACGGAGAGAAATTGAATTACCTCACTGTGATGACAGCCGTTGCAGTATATTTAGGGTCAATGGATTTTGAAAGGTCGAAGCATCAAGTGATACCATACGCAACGAACGATTTTTCGACAGACTGGGGCGTGAGAATCATAGGAAAGAGCTCTGGAATATATAATCCAAACGGTTACCACGAAGGAACAGTTTGGCCGCTATTCACAGGTTGGGTGAGTCTTGCAGAGTTCAAAGTTGGAGGCAGTTTGAGTGGTTTTAGTCATTTGCTTTCCAATCTTTCCAATGCGAAATACTTCGCCAAAGGTTACATAAGTGAAGTTTACCATGGAGAAATATACAAGCCTTCTGGAATATGTCCACACCAAGCATGGTCAGAAAGTATGGCGATACAACCTTTAGTCGAAGGGATGCTTGGTTTCGTTGCGGATGCCCCAAATTCTTCGGTCAGCTTATCTCCACAGTTTCCATGGAATATTAGCAAGTTCGTTGCAAGAAATCTCAAAGTCGGAGAAGTCCTAATGAATTTATCGTTTGAACGACACGAGGTTTCGAAAGGTTTCTGGAATGAGCTGTACCGACTGGATTGTAGCAAGCCAATCAGGAGTTGTCTCTCATTTTGGATTCCCAAGCAGGCCTATCAAATCGAAGTTGTCGTCAACGGCTCGAAGGTGAATTTCAGTACGCTCGAAGGTTTATTCGCCACGAGGATCGATGTACCTGAAATTCTTTGCAGTGAGATGAGTGCAGTTGTGACATATCGATTACCTTTTGAACTCTATGCAATCGAACGAGACCCTGTGCCCTTCAATCCTTCAGGAAAGCTCAGATTAGTATCAATGAATAAACTGGGTAAAGTCTATGAAATCCTTGTAGAGGCCTCCAGCGTCGGGGAACTGCTGAAAGAATTACCCAGTGTTCTCAAGATAGATGATGAAAAGGTGGTCTTCAAGATAAACAAGGTTGAACGAAACGGGCACAATTTGTTTTCGATAACGATGCGGTAG
- a CDS encoding glycosyl hydrolase-related protein — protein MKKRILYTFGNHMHWIDMEWMWGLGTLENSVIEMLRLVEKNNLKGAINFDAIGYEYLAWKHPETFQRLKKAIEEGKIEIAAGTYTQPYPIFIGEESNIQQIVFGVRTCERLFGVRPKLFWEEEFYFFPQLPQIMLQAGYEVYCFFFQETWHTPYVPKFQQPTVLWQGRDGSKIAAITFTDLCVHQWPEDLEKSIKDSLESDSQPILIQWLELLNSPKWMCRAELIESELNKLQDFFEFEPVKPSDVITFRRPEKTVSFKLADLYHGLSIGKNGNTLQIERRKVEHSLLDAQALATIAYLNGLSPQWLDYPSWEFEEAQRLLMISQAHDIDECEGFCGDVGKIYLRTALEFIESVLKRYMKTFSEIMNSKYEICVFNPLPWERKGYAKLQETNEIAAINEIPALSICAVNKSNQPEIHVQIREENIEVFWRGTRYEILPTAVIRTKLESNIYELNKLCCAGYEPQIIDPAIFRRLLPDLVEICLRTRIGPYLCDQRIKFGELNSWIEVEAEIQLLEKPKPGYVGALMVELHTGEELRNVRYDYPFGVEEALPSIEHYRYYPKGSWMTSEKFFEKIKNHFASLRFVQLLSDHTNLLFLHVGNHGFIRDGSKVYCVLYLYDPWDEENFARKVKTRYGFSFDDQKDPLKLAQEFNRPMIAAAIVGEQQGTNCFQPFKIFGNIQMSALYVQDNSIIVRLWNPKEENQKIEILPNFPYTKVKKTNLLGEEIEELEKELILKPFEIVTLKYELPIRIEQNLDDFRYVWSKYQKKRWIDSENFPHEK, from the coding sequence ATGAAAAAGAGAATTCTTTATACCTTTGGGAACCACATGCACTGGATCGATATGGAATGGATGTGGGGGTTGGGAACACTTGAGAATTCTGTAATAGAAATGCTCAGATTAGTTGAGAAAAATAATTTGAAAGGTGCGATCAATTTTGATGCTATCGGTTACGAATATTTAGCTTGGAAACACCCAGAAACGTTTCAACGACTCAAAAAAGCCATCGAGGAAGGGAAGATTGAAATAGCCGCAGGTACTTACACTCAACCTTATCCGATTTTTATAGGCGAGGAAAGCAACATTCAGCAAATCGTTTTTGGAGTCAGGACTTGTGAAAGGCTTTTTGGAGTCCGACCAAAACTTTTTTGGGAAGAAGAGTTCTATTTTTTTCCACAACTTCCTCAGATAATGCTTCAAGCAGGCTACGAAGTGTACTGCTTCTTCTTTCAGGAAACCTGGCACACTCCTTACGTTCCAAAGTTTCAACAACCAACTGTTCTGTGGCAAGGAAGGGACGGCTCAAAAATAGCTGCCATCACTTTCACAGATCTGTGTGTACACCAGTGGCCAGAGGATCTGGAGAAGTCAATAAAAGATTCTTTAGAGAGTGACTCACAGCCGATATTGATTCAATGGTTAGAATTATTGAATTCACCGAAGTGGATGTGTAGAGCAGAGCTGATCGAAAGTGAATTGAATAAATTGCAAGATTTTTTCGAATTTGAACCTGTAAAACCGAGTGACGTGATAACTTTTCGAAGACCAGAGAAAACGGTTTCATTCAAGTTGGCGGATCTGTATCATGGTTTATCGATTGGAAAAAACGGAAACACTTTACAAATAGAAAGGAGAAAAGTTGAGCACAGCTTATTAGATGCCCAAGCCTTGGCAACGATAGCGTACTTGAATGGTCTGTCACCGCAGTGGTTAGACTACCCGAGTTGGGAATTCGAAGAGGCACAAAGGCTTTTGATGATCTCTCAGGCTCATGATATAGACGAGTGCGAAGGTTTTTGCGGTGATGTGGGAAAGATTTATTTGAGAACAGCACTTGAATTCATTGAATCAGTGCTCAAGAGGTACATGAAAACGTTCTCAGAAATAATGAACAGCAAGTATGAAATCTGTGTTTTTAATCCATTACCCTGGGAGAGAAAAGGATATGCGAAACTACAGGAAACCAACGAAATCGCAGCTATAAATGAAATTCCAGCACTGAGCATTTGCGCTGTTAACAAGTCGAACCAACCAGAAATACACGTTCAGATTCGTGAAGAAAACATTGAAGTGTTTTGGCGTGGCACGAGGTACGAGATTCTCCCAACGGCAGTCATAAGAACGAAATTGGAAAGCAACATTTATGAGTTAAACAAGCTGTGTTGCGCAGGTTATGAACCTCAAATTATCGATCCCGCAATTTTTAGAAGACTTCTTCCAGACCTGGTCGAAATTTGCTTAAGGACAAGAATAGGGCCTTACTTGTGTGACCAAAGAATCAAGTTTGGGGAGTTGAACAGTTGGATAGAAGTCGAGGCAGAAATTCAGCTTCTCGAGAAACCAAAGCCTGGTTATGTTGGGGCTCTCATGGTTGAACTTCACACAGGGGAAGAACTGCGAAATGTTCGATACGATTATCCCTTCGGTGTAGAAGAAGCCTTACCATCTATCGAACACTATCGTTACTATCCAAAAGGTAGTTGGATGACCTCAGAAAAGTTCTTTGAGAAAATAAAGAATCATTTTGCAAGCCTCAGATTTGTGCAACTTCTCAGTGATCATACGAACCTTTTATTCCTCCACGTAGGTAATCACGGGTTCATACGTGATGGTTCGAAAGTCTACTGTGTGCTTTATCTTTATGATCCTTGGGATGAGGAAAACTTTGCAAGGAAAGTCAAGACAAGGTATGGTTTCAGCTTCGACGATCAAAAGGATCCTTTGAAATTGGCACAGGAGTTCAACAGACCTATGATCGCCGCAGCCATCGTTGGTGAGCAACAAGGTACTAATTGTTTTCAACCTTTCAAGATATTTGGGAACATACAGATGAGTGCTCTCTACGTTCAGGATAACTCCATAATTGTAAGACTTTGGAATCCAAAAGAAGAGAATCAAAAGATCGAGATCTTACCGAATTTTCCATACACTAAGGTGAAGAAAACTAACTTGCTCGGCGAAGAAATAGAAGAGTTGGAAAAAGAGTTGATCCTTAAACCATTCGAGATAGTCACTTTGAAATATGAGCTACCGATTCGTATTGAACAAAACCTTGATGATTTCAGATATGTTTGGTCTAAGTATCAGAAGAAGAGGTGGATCGATAGTGAAAATTTTCCTCATGAAAAGTGA
- a CDS encoding FadR family transcriptional regulator, producing the protein MVKINNTVKERKSLLVAEAIKKLILEQDMEKLPAEYQLASMFQVSRTIVREALRVLELEGVTKTIHGSGTYVLRKNGLSISFNIPLKVCSDNPKDILELLEVRRCLESGAIKLAIQNASKEQLEELKTAFADLERSIESHEKLSEMDEKFHRKIFEIANNRILQMVFENLFSLLGILWHSPLGLQDFGDRGLPYHKELCDSIVRRDLTKALEVYEKIIDLDIEDVKDYVQKQGVKDCDKISKS; encoded by the coding sequence GTGGTAAAGATCAACAACACCGTGAAGGAAAGAAAATCTCTCCTCGTTGCAGAAGCCATCAAAAAGTTGATATTAGAACAAGATATGGAAAAATTGCCTGCGGAATATCAATTAGCGAGTATGTTTCAAGTTAGTCGAACCATCGTGAGAGAAGCTCTCAGGGTCTTAGAATTGGAAGGTGTTACGAAAACTATTCACGGTAGTGGAACTTATGTGTTGAGGAAAAATGGTCTCAGTATTTCTTTCAACATACCTCTCAAAGTATGTTCTGATAACCCTAAAGACATTTTGGAACTATTGGAAGTTCGAAGGTGCTTAGAAAGTGGAGCTATAAAACTTGCCATTCAAAATGCTAGCAAGGAACAGCTCGAAGAACTAAAAACAGCCTTCGCGGATTTGGAAAGATCAATCGAGAGTCATGAAAAACTCAGTGAAATGGACGAAAAGTTTCACAGGAAGATATTCGAAATAGCCAACAACAGGATTCTTCAGATGGTTTTCGAAAATCTCTTTTCGTTACTTGGCATACTCTGGCACTCACCCCTTGGTTTACAAGATTTTGGTGATCGTGGTCTTCCCTATCACAAGGAGTTGTGCGACAGCATCGTAAGGAGAGACCTAACAAAGGCTTTGGAAGTTTATGAGAAAATCATAGATCTCGATATTGAAGACGTGAAGGACTACGTCCAAAAACAAGGAGTGAAGGATTGTGACAAGATTTCTAAGAGTTAA
- a CDS encoding carbohydrate ABC transporter permease: MDKMEVFHFPPKFIPDQPKWSNYKNALTLVPFGRYFLNSAIMVMIVVPIQLLFCSMAAYAFARLSFPGRDIVFWIFLSTMMIPGIVTLIPSFLIVKSLNWIDTYWALTVPSFFSVWGTFLLRQFFLTLPKNLEDAARIDGASELMIFWRIVLPLSKPALATLGIFAFMSTWKAFMWPLLVTRTEKMRTVEVGIAYFKTMFEVNWPYQMAAAVVVMLPIIVMFLIAQKYFVEGIALTGMKE; this comes from the coding sequence ATGGATAAAATGGAAGTCTTCCATTTCCCACCGAAGTTTATACCAGACCAACCGAAATGGTCAAACTACAAAAACGCTCTGACGTTGGTTCCCTTTGGTAGATACTTTCTAAATTCTGCTATTATGGTTATGATAGTGGTACCCATACAATTGTTGTTTTGTTCTATGGCAGCATACGCTTTTGCGCGGTTAAGTTTTCCAGGGCGAGATATTGTCTTCTGGATTTTTCTTTCAACGATGATGATACCAGGAATTGTAACTCTAATTCCATCATTTCTGATCGTGAAATCACTGAACTGGATCGACACCTACTGGGCTTTAACGGTGCCTTCTTTTTTCAGTGTTTGGGGCACATTTCTTTTGAGACAGTTCTTCCTCACTTTACCTAAGAACTTAGAGGATGCTGCAAGGATAGATGGGGCTAGTGAGCTCATGATATTTTGGAGGATTGTTCTTCCTCTCTCTAAACCAGCACTTGCCACACTCGGAATATTTGCCTTCATGAGCACATGGAAAGCTTTCATGTGGCCTTTGTTAGTGACTAGGACAGAGAAGATGCGCACAGTTGAGGTTGGAATCGCGTATTTCAAGACCATGTTCGAAGTGAACTGGCCATACCAAATGGCAGCAGCAGTTGTTGTGATGCTACCAATAATTGTCATGTTTCTCATAGCGCAAAAATACTTTGTCGAAGGTATAGCATTGACTGGTATGAAAGAATGA